In one window of Macrobrachium nipponense isolate FS-2020 chromosome 2, ASM1510439v2, whole genome shotgun sequence DNA:
- the LOC135221136 gene encoding uncharacterized protein LOC135221136: MSPEDKFVLEEFKNSINMVEGRYEVSLPWKVDKKQLPTNLALSRKRLNSTIHKLKQTNKYLEIYDQIIKEQLSLGFIETVPEEDQNRTNVHYLPHLPVIKDSTTTPIRIVFDASARMDKQAPSLNDCLYSGPSLTSHLTDLLLKFRLDPFAVSADISKAFLRVGLQPRDRDYTRFIWLKDLNNEKDLQAYRFRSVLFGATCSPFLLQSTLQHHFETYPTSPEVSFLMTKFYVDNLIGSLPTTVSLYSLYKVAKEVLSDAGMPLREWISNDPTFNEIVKQEGLFAPIIVRAKVLMQKIWKLSKRWDDVLPPELQEEWSKIKKDLENIAYQEFPRFTANRGTNYSLHVFCDASEKAYGAAAYLMDQHAGANLVFSKARVAPLKKKSIPQLELTANYSAVKIADYLRTVFTTDGVKIT; this comes from the exons ATGTCACCTGAGGATAAATTTGTActggaagaattcaagaattccaTCAATATGGTTGAAGGACGATATGAGGTATCTCTCCCCTGGAAAGTCGATAAGAAACAACTCCCTACCAACTTAGCACTCTCGAGGAAAAGACTGAACAGTACTATTCACAAGCTGAAACAAACTAATAAGTATCTGGAAATTTATGACCAGATCATCAAAGAACAACTGTCTCTCGGCTTCATTGAAACAGTGCCAGAAGAAGACCAAAACCGGACAAATGTCCATTATTTACCCCATTTACCTGTGATTAAGGATTCAACTACAACGCCCATTCGTATTGTATTTGATGCAAGTGCCCGGATGGACAAGCAGGCCCCTAGCCTGAATGATTGCTTATACTCTGGCCCATCCTTGACTAGTCATTTAACCGACTTGTTGTTGAAATTCCGTCTCGACCCATTTGCGGTATCGGCAGACATCAGCAAAGCCTTCTTACGGGTAGGTCTCCAACCTAGGGATCGTGATTATacacgtttcatttggctaaaagaTCTTAACAATGAAAAGGACCTTCAAGCCTATAGGTTTAGATCAGTTCTCTTTGGAGCCACCTGCTCGCCTTTTTTACTCCAGTCAACCTtgcaacatcactttgaaacctaccccacttcacctgaagttagtttcctcatgaccaaattttatgtggacaacttaattggttccttaccaacaacagtcagcctctacagcctttacaaggttgcaaaggaagtcctgtcagaTGCCGGAATGCCTTTAAGAGAATGGATCAGTAATGACCCAACCTTCAACGAAATAGTAAAACAAGAAG GATTGTTTGCTCCCATAATTGTACGAGCCAAAGTTCTTATGCAAAAGATCTGGAAACTATCTAAAAGGTGGGATGATGTTTTGCCACCAGAACTTCAAGAAGAGTGGTCGAAGATCAAGAAAGACCTCGAGAACATAGCATACCAGGAATTCCCACGCTTCACAGCCAACAGAGGGACCAACTACTCTCTTCACGTATTCTGTGATGCTAGTGAAAAGGCCTATGGGGCTGCAGCCTATTTGATGGACCAACACGCAGGTGCGAACCTAGTTTTCTCTAAAGCAAGAGTCgcccctctcaaaaagaaaagcATACCACAACTTGAGCTGACTGCCAACTATAGTGCAGTCAAAATAGCTGACTACCTCAGAACTGTTTTCACTACTGATGGTGTCAAGATTACTTGA